The following are encoded together in the Xanthomonas vesicatoria ATCC 35937 genome:
- the rpe gene encoding ribulose-phosphate 3-epimerase, with protein sequence MQSTAIAPSILSADFARLGEEVNNVLKAGADWVHFDVMDNHYVPNLTIGPMVCQALRKHGITAPIDVHLMVEPVDRIVPDFADAGATTISFHPEASRHVHRTIQLIKSHGCQAGLVLNPATPVDILDWVLPELDLVLVMSVNPGFGGQAFIPSALDKLRAIRKKIDALGKPIRLEIDGGVKADNIGAIAAAGADTFVAGSAIFNAPDYAQVIAQMRAAVDAVR encoded by the coding sequence ATGCAATCGACGGCGATCGCCCCGTCCATCCTGTCCGCCGATTTCGCCCGTCTTGGCGAAGAGGTGAACAACGTCCTCAAGGCCGGCGCCGACTGGGTGCACTTCGACGTGATGGACAACCATTACGTGCCCAATCTGACCATCGGCCCGATGGTGTGCCAGGCGCTGCGCAAGCACGGCATCACCGCGCCGATCGACGTGCACCTGATGGTTGAGCCGGTGGACCGCATCGTGCCGGACTTCGCCGACGCCGGCGCCACCACCATCAGCTTCCACCCCGAAGCCAGCCGCCACGTGCACCGCACCATCCAGCTGATTAAATCGCACGGCTGCCAGGCCGGGCTGGTGCTCAATCCGGCCACCCCGGTGGATATTCTCGACTGGGTGCTGCCGGAGTTGGATCTGGTGCTGGTGATGTCGGTCAATCCCGGCTTCGGCGGGCAGGCGTTCATTCCCTCGGCGCTGGATAAACTGCGCGCCATCCGCAAGAAGATCGATGCGCTGGGCAAGCCGATCCGGCTGGAGATCGATGGCGGGGTCAAGGCGGACAATATCGGCGCCATTGCCGCCGCCGGCGCCGACACCTTCGTGGCCGGCTCGGCGATCTTCAACGCGCCCGACTATGCGCAGGTGATCGCGCAGATGCGCGCGGCGGTGGATGCGGTGCGATGA
- a CDS encoding GNAT family N-acetyltransferase has protein sequence MSGQAVQIRSATPDDVPLLHELITALAVYEREPDAVKATPDALRVSLFGEGATAHALICEHDGQALGFAVYFFNYSTWLGRNGLYLEDLFVRPEARGKGAGLALLRHLAQLAVQRGCGRFEWSVLDWNQPAIDFYQAVGARPMEGWTVYRLDGERLAAFAAGG, from the coding sequence ATGAGTGGGCAGGCAGTGCAGATCCGCAGCGCCACGCCCGATGATGTGCCGCTGCTGCATGAGTTGATCACCGCGCTGGCGGTGTACGAGCGCGAACCGGACGCGGTGAAAGCCACGCCCGATGCATTGCGCGTCAGCCTGTTCGGCGAGGGCGCCACCGCGCATGCGCTGATCTGCGAGCACGACGGTCAGGCACTGGGATTTGCCGTGTATTTCTTCAATTACTCGACCTGGCTCGGCCGCAACGGCCTGTATCTGGAAGATCTGTTCGTGCGCCCGGAAGCGCGCGGCAAGGGCGCCGGCCTGGCGCTGCTGCGTCACCTGGCGCAGCTGGCGGTGCAGCGCGGCTGCGGGCGTTTCGAATGGTCGGTGCTGGACTGGAATCAGCCGGCAATCGATTTTTACCAGGCCGTCGGTGCCCGACCGATGGAAGGTTGGACGGTGTACCGGCTCGATGGCGAGCGCCTGGCCGCATTTGCTGCGGGCGGTTAA
- the yegS gene encoding lipid kinase YegS, whose amino-acid sequence MAPSHWRLILNGKSTDNLDVREAVAELRNRGVQLEVRATWEEGDAERYVAEAVADGVHTVVAAGGDGTLSEVAAALAHHDDDAASLPSLGLVPLGTANDFATAANVPIEPLEALNLIADRPAQAIDLLRIDTPHGPHWCANVASGGFGTQVTVETDEGLKKMLGGLAYLITGMSRLGRIDPISARFSGPDFSWEGEFIALGLGNGRQAGGGQALCPEAVIDDGLLDVTIVPALNGEVAATLGTLVTGGKQAALERVAVRARLPWLEIVSHQPLTLNLDGEPETSLHFHVDCVPARLRMHLPMECPLLSA is encoded by the coding sequence ATGGCCCCGTCCCACTGGCGTCTGATCCTCAACGGCAAGTCCACCGATAATCTGGACGTGCGTGAGGCGGTGGCAGAGTTACGCAACCGCGGCGTACAGCTCGAGGTGCGCGCCACCTGGGAGGAGGGCGACGCCGAGCGCTACGTCGCCGAAGCGGTCGCCGACGGCGTGCACACCGTGGTGGCTGCCGGTGGCGATGGCACCTTGAGCGAGGTGGCTGCCGCGCTTGCGCACCACGACGACGATGCCGCCAGCCTGCCATCGCTTGGTCTGGTCCCATTAGGCACCGCCAATGATTTCGCCACAGCTGCCAACGTTCCGATCGAACCGCTTGAGGCGCTGAACCTGATTGCCGACCGCCCTGCGCAAGCGATCGACCTGCTGCGCATCGATACCCCGCACGGCCCCCATTGGTGCGCCAATGTCGCCAGCGGCGGCTTCGGGACCCAGGTCACCGTGGAAACCGACGAAGGCCTGAAAAAAATGCTCGGTGGCCTTGCCTACTTGATTACCGGCATGTCGCGGCTAGGCCGGATCGACCCAATCAGTGCCCGTTTTTCAGGCCCGGATTTCAGCTGGGAAGGCGAATTCATCGCATTGGGTTTAGGTAACGGGCGCCAGGCCGGCGGCGGTCAGGCGCTGTGCCCAGAGGCCGTGATCGACGATGGTCTGCTCGATGTCACCATCGTGCCTGCACTCAACGGCGAGGTGGCCGCAACGCTCGGCACCCTGGTCACCGGCGGCAAGCAGGCGGCGTTGGAGCGCGTCGCCGTGCGCGCGCGGCTGCCCTGGCTGGAAATCGTCTCGCATCAGCCGCTTACGCTGAACCTGGATGGCGAACCGGAAACCTCGCTGCATTTCCATGTCGACTGCGTGCCTGCACGGCTGCGGATGCATTTACCGATGGAGTGCCCGTTGCTCAGCGCGTGA
- the trpE gene encoding anthranilate synthase component I → MITAEQFQRQAAEGHTRIPVVREVLSDLDTPLSVYLKLADGAYTYLFESVEGGERFGRYSIIGLPARRVYSFRDHTLEVSEHGEVIETRQVADPLAEVDALRTEHSVPQLDGLPGFTGGLVGWFGFECIQYIEPRLGTGDKPDELGTPDILLMLSEELAVFDNLKGRLYLIVHADPRQPQAYVRANRRLDELAHRLRQGGAGYPQAQISDAIDESDFHSSFTREQYHAVVRKAQEYVRAGDIFQVVPSQRLRVPFRARPVDVYRALRALNPSPYMYFLDVGGTQVVGSSPEILARLRDGVVTVRPIAGTRPRGATPELDKALEEELLADPKERAEHVMLIDLGRNDVGRVAEPGTVKVGEQFVIERYSHVMHIVSEVTGTLKAGLNYSDVLRATFPAGTVSGAPKIRALEIIRELEPVKRNVYSGAVGYIGWHGDADTAIAIRTAVIQDGYLYVQAGGGVVYDSDPDLEWQETMNKGRALFRAVAQAAKGL, encoded by the coding sequence TTGATCACTGCAGAGCAGTTCCAGCGCCAAGCCGCTGAAGGTCACACCCGTATCCCCGTTGTCCGCGAAGTGCTGTCCGACCTGGACACGCCGCTGTCGGTCTATCTGAAGCTCGCCGACGGCGCCTATACCTATCTGTTCGAATCGGTCGAAGGCGGTGAGCGCTTCGGCCGCTATTCCATCATCGGCCTACCGGCGCGGCGCGTGTACAGCTTCCGCGACCACACGCTGGAAGTCAGTGAACACGGCGAAGTCATCGAAACCCGGCAGGTCGCCGACCCGCTAGCCGAAGTGGACGCGCTGCGTACCGAGCATTCGGTGCCGCAACTCGATGGCCTGCCCGGCTTCACCGGCGGGCTGGTCGGCTGGTTCGGCTTCGAGTGCATCCAGTACATCGAGCCGCGCCTGGGCACGGGAGACAAGCCCGACGAACTGGGCACGCCCGACATCCTGCTGATGCTCTCCGAAGAGCTGGCGGTGTTCGACAACCTCAAGGGCCGTCTGTACCTGATCGTGCATGCCGACCCACGTCAGCCGCAGGCCTACGTACGCGCCAACCGCCGCCTGGACGAGCTGGCGCATCGCCTGCGCCAGGGCGGCGCCGGCTATCCGCAGGCGCAGATTTCCGATGCCATCGACGAATCGGATTTCCATTCCTCATTCACCCGCGAGCAGTACCACGCGGTGGTGCGCAAGGCGCAGGAATACGTGCGCGCAGGCGACATCTTCCAGGTGGTGCCCTCGCAGCGGTTGCGTGTGCCGTTCCGTGCACGCCCGGTGGATGTCTATCGCGCCTTGCGTGCGTTGAATCCCTCTCCTTACATGTATTTCCTGGATGTCGGCGGCACGCAAGTCGTCGGCTCCTCGCCGGAAATCCTGGCGCGCCTGCGCGATGGCGTGGTCACCGTGCGTCCCATCGCCGGCACCCGCCCGCGCGGCGCAACGCCGGAGCTGGACAAGGCGCTGGAAGAAGAATTGCTGGCCGACCCGAAAGAGCGCGCCGAGCACGTGATGCTGATCGACCTGGGCCGCAACGATGTCGGTCGCGTGGCCGAACCGGGCACGGTCAAGGTGGGCGAGCAGTTCGTGATCGAGCGCTATAGCCACGTCATGCACATCGTCAGCGAGGTCACCGGCACGCTCAAGGCCGGCCTGAATTACAGCGACGTGCTGCGTGCCACCTTCCCGGCCGGCACCGTCAGCGGTGCGCCGAAAATCCGCGCGCTGGAAATCATCCGCGAGCTGGAGCCGGTCAAGCGTAACGTCTACTCCGGCGCGGTCGGCTATATCGGCTGGCATGGCGACGCGGATACCGCCATCGCCATCCGCACTGCGGTCATCCAGGACGGTTATCTGTATGTGCAGGCCGGTGGCGGCGTGGTCTACGACTCCGACCCCGACCTGGAATGGCAGGAAACGATGAACAAGGGACGCGCGCTGTTTCGCGCCGTTGCCCAGGCTGCCAAGGGGCTGTGA
- a CDS encoding threonine aldolase family protein, translating to MDGQGSAARISFRNDYSEGAHPRVLQALALASAEQNAGYGTDRHSERAAALIRTAIAQPQAAVHLLVGGTQTNLIAISAFLRPHQAVIAVEAGHIATHETGAIEATGHKVLTVPALHDKLTPALIAPVLEVHSNEHMVQPRLVYLSNSTESGTIYTRAELEALSRFCRAHDLLLYLDGARLGAALTANGNDLDLPTIAALTDAFYIGGTKNGALLGEALVVIHPALQADLRYLIKQRGALLAKGMVLGAQFATLFEDGLFFQLAAHANAMAQRLRAGLLAAGVEFTSDSPTNQQFIAVTAQQAEQIARRYDFERWETRGDGRLVIRFVTSWATTADAVDRLCADVAALLRDPTHRAVSRTQG from the coding sequence ATGGACGGGCAGGGCAGCGCTGCGCGCATCAGCTTTCGCAACGACTACAGCGAAGGCGCGCATCCACGCGTATTGCAGGCATTGGCGCTCGCCAGTGCCGAGCAAAACGCTGGGTATGGCACCGATCGGCATAGCGAACGCGCTGCGGCATTGATTCGCACGGCCATCGCGCAACCGCAGGCCGCCGTGCATCTGCTGGTGGGCGGCACGCAGACCAACCTGATTGCGATCAGTGCGTTTTTGCGACCGCATCAGGCGGTGATTGCAGTCGAGGCAGGGCATATCGCCACGCACGAAACCGGCGCCATCGAAGCCACCGGGCACAAGGTACTCACCGTGCCGGCACTGCACGACAAGCTGACGCCCGCATTGATCGCGCCGGTACTGGAGGTGCACAGCAACGAGCACATGGTGCAGCCGCGGCTGGTCTACCTCTCCAACAGTACCGAAAGTGGCACCATCTACACGCGTGCCGAGCTCGAAGCGCTGTCGCGCTTCTGTCGCGCCCACGATCTGCTGCTGTATCTCGATGGCGCGCGGCTAGGTGCGGCACTCACTGCTAACGGTAACGATCTGGATCTGCCGACGATCGCCGCGCTCACCGATGCGTTCTACATCGGCGGCACCAAAAACGGTGCGCTTCTCGGCGAAGCCTTGGTCGTGATCCATCCTGCCTTGCAGGCCGATTTGCGTTACCTCATCAAGCAACGCGGTGCGCTGTTGGCCAAGGGCATGGTGCTCGGCGCGCAATTCGCCACCTTGTTCGAAGATGGCTTATTTTTCCAACTGGCCGCGCACGCCAATGCCATGGCGCAGCGCCTGCGCGCCGGACTGCTGGCCGCGGGCGTGGAATTCACCAGCGACTCACCAACCAATCAGCAATTCATCGCGGTCACCGCGCAGCAGGCCGAGCAGATCGCACGCCGCTACGACTTCGAACGCTGGGAAACGCGCGGCGATGGGCGGCTGGTCATTCGCTTCGTGACCTCGTGGGCGACCACAGCTGATGCCGTCGATCGTCTGTGTGCGGATGTTGCTGCGCTTTTACGAGACCCCACACACAGGGCCGTTTCCAGGACACAAGGATGA
- a CDS encoding SIMPL domain-containing protein: protein MKRLAGWMLAGALLLPAMASAQINTLPSQPHLLVKGQAFRTVDPDRFIIDLKVSKTELQPDLARKFVEERARVVLDGLQRNHVLKDSLYASALSIAPQSRYEAGKSVFEGTRVERKIRGTFTSLKDVRAFLGGLDANENVQVLSMQTGYADAAALRAELKREAATQSRESAQGLAAAYGVRLGGIYSISDVAPSFAYGVEAGTWAAPNAPRQGSVVSPPSPPAPPPPPPPAPGAGAQSLGESLLTGTITYTEYIYAVFLIAQ from the coding sequence ATGAAAAGACTCGCAGGTTGGATGCTCGCTGGCGCTCTGCTGTTGCCCGCGATGGCATCGGCGCAGATCAATACCTTGCCATCGCAACCGCATTTGCTGGTGAAAGGGCAGGCATTCCGCACCGTCGATCCGGACCGGTTCATCATCGATCTCAAGGTCAGCAAGACCGAACTGCAGCCGGATCTGGCACGCAAGTTTGTGGAGGAGCGCGCACGCGTGGTCCTGGACGGATTGCAACGCAACCATGTGTTGAAGGATTCGCTGTATGCCTCCGCGTTGTCGATCGCGCCGCAGTCACGTTATGAAGCGGGCAAGTCCGTCTTCGAAGGCACCCGGGTGGAGCGCAAGATCCGCGGCACATTTACATCCTTAAAAGATGTGCGCGCCTTCCTTGGTGGCTTGGATGCCAACGAAAACGTGCAGGTGCTGTCGATGCAGACTGGCTACGCCGATGCCGCCGCCTTGCGTGCAGAGCTCAAGCGCGAAGCCGCCACGCAGTCGCGCGAATCTGCGCAGGGGCTTGCCGCCGCCTACGGTGTGCGGCTTGGCGGGATCTACAGCATCTCCGATGTAGCGCCGAGTTTTGCCTATGGTGTCGAGGCAGGCACCTGGGCCGCCCCCAACGCACCAAGGCAAGGCTCGGTGGTATCGCCGCCGTCGCCACCGGCACCGCCCCCTCCGCCGCCACCTGCGCCAGGTGCGGGCGCGCAGAGTCTGGGTGAAAGCCTGCTGACCGGCACCATTACCTATACCGAATACATCTATGCGGTCTTCCTGATCGCGCAATGA
- a CDS encoding anthranilate synthase component II, which yields MLLMLDNYDSFTYNLVQYLQALGAEVTVVRNDAMSVEQIAALKPERIVISPGPCTPNEAGISLQLIEQLGQTTPILGVCLGHQSIGQVYGGDVIRAGNIMHGKTSPIRHEGKGVFAGLPDSYEATRYHSLVVDKTTLPAALEVTAWTENPDGSVEEIMGLRHRQFPVEGVQFHPESILTQHGHALLKNFLER from the coding sequence ATGCTGCTGATGCTCGATAACTACGACAGCTTCACCTACAACCTTGTGCAGTACCTGCAGGCGCTGGGTGCCGAGGTCACGGTGGTGCGCAACGATGCGATGAGCGTCGAGCAGATTGCTGCGCTCAAGCCCGAGCGCATCGTGATCTCGCCCGGCCCGTGCACGCCCAACGAGGCGGGGATTTCGCTGCAGCTGATCGAACAGCTGGGCCAGACCACGCCGATCCTGGGCGTGTGCCTGGGGCATCAGAGCATCGGCCAGGTCTACGGCGGCGATGTGATTCGCGCTGGCAACATCATGCATGGCAAGACCTCGCCGATCCGCCACGAAGGCAAGGGCGTGTTCGCCGGCCTGCCGGACAGTTACGAGGCCACGCGCTATCACTCGCTGGTGGTCGATAAGACCACCCTGCCGGCTGCGCTGGAAGTCACCGCGTGGACCGAAAATCCGGATGGCTCGGTGGAAGAGATCATGGGCCTGCGCCACCGTCAGTTTCCGGTGGAAGGCGTGCAATTTCATCCCGAGTCGATCCTGACCCAGCACGGTCATGCCCTGCTGAAAAACTTTCTGGAGCGTTGA
- a CDS encoding flavin reductase family protein encodes MNTSNDSMHFYEPAQGHGLPHDPFNAIVGPRPIGWIGSRSAEGIANLAPYSFFNAFNYTPPIVGFASIGRKDSLRNIEATGQFTWNLATRPLAEAMNASAAMVPSEVDEFALAGLEMAPSRVIDAPRVAASPVSFECRLSQLLQLHSASGQAVETWLVLGEVVGVHLAHAALDDGIYDPAKVQTILRAGGPADYFEVQPQARFRMRRPGQ; translated from the coding sequence ATGAACACGTCCAACGACAGCATGCATTTCTACGAGCCGGCGCAAGGCCACGGGCTGCCGCACGACCCGTTCAATGCCATCGTCGGCCCGCGCCCGATCGGCTGGATCGGCTCGCGCAGCGCCGAGGGCATCGCCAATCTGGCGCCTTATAGCTTCTTCAACGCCTTCAACTACACCCCGCCGATCGTCGGTTTTGCCAGCATCGGGCGCAAGGACAGCTTGCGCAATATCGAAGCGACCGGTCAGTTCACCTGGAATCTAGCCACACGGCCGCTTGCCGAGGCCATGAACGCGAGCGCGGCGATGGTGCCGTCGGAGGTCGACGAGTTCGCGCTTGCCGGGTTGGAAATGGCGCCGTCGCGCGTGATCGATGCGCCGCGTGTCGCGGCAAGCCCGGTCAGTTTCGAATGTCGCTTGAGCCAGCTGCTGCAGCTGCACAGTGCCAGCGGTCAGGCCGTAGAAACCTGGCTGGTGCTTGGCGAGGTGGTGGGCGTGCATCTTGCCCATGCTGCGCTCGATGACGGCATCTACGACCCGGCCAAGGTGCAGACCATTCTGCGTGCCGGTGGCCCGGCCGATTATTTCGAAGTGCAGCCGCAGGCGCGCTTCCGCATGCGTCGGCCCGGCCAATGA
- the trpD gene encoding anthranilate phosphoribosyltransferase, producing MPITPQEALQRTIEHREIFHDEMVDLMRTIMRGEVSDTMVAAILTGLRVKKETIGEIAGAATVMREFSRRVEVGDRQHMVDIVGTGGDGSHTFNISTCAMFVAAAGGARVAKHGNRSVSSKSGSADALEALGAVIELQPEQVAASLAQTGIGFMYAPVHHPAMKVVAPVRREMGVRTIFNILGPLTNPAGSPNILMGVFHPDLVGIQARVLQELGAERALVVWGRDGMDELSLGAGTLVGELRDGQVHEYEVHPEDFGIAMSASRNLKVADAAESRAMLLQVLDNVPGPSLDIVALNAGAALYVAGVADSIAAGVVRARAVLADGSARARLDAYVAFTRKLGGAS from the coding sequence ATGCCCATCACGCCCCAAGAAGCCCTGCAACGCACCATCGAACACCGCGAAATCTTCCATGACGAAATGGTGGATCTGATGCGGACGATCATGCGCGGCGAAGTCTCCGACACGATGGTCGCCGCCATCCTCACCGGGCTGCGGGTCAAGAAGGAAACCATTGGCGAGATCGCCGGCGCCGCCACCGTGATGCGCGAGTTCTCGCGCCGCGTGGAGGTGGGTGATCGCCAGCACATGGTCGACATCGTCGGCACCGGCGGCGATGGGTCGCATACCTTCAACATCTCCACCTGCGCGATGTTCGTGGCCGCCGCTGGCGGTGCCAGGGTGGCCAAGCACGGCAACCGCAGCGTGTCGTCCAAATCCGGCAGCGCCGATGCGCTGGAGGCACTGGGCGCGGTGATCGAACTGCAGCCCGAGCAAGTCGCCGCGTCTCTGGCGCAGACCGGCATCGGCTTCATGTACGCGCCAGTGCATCACCCGGCCATGAAGGTGGTGGCGCCGGTACGTCGCGAAATGGGCGTGCGCACCATCTTCAACATCCTGGGCCCGCTGACCAACCCGGCCGGTTCGCCCAACATCCTGATGGGCGTGTTCCATCCGGACCTGGTCGGGATCCAGGCGCGCGTGCTGCAGGAGCTGGGCGCCGAGCGCGCGTTGGTGGTGTGGGGGCGCGACGGCATGGACGAACTTTCGCTCGGTGCCGGTACCCTGGTGGGCGAGCTGCGCGACGGCCAAGTGCACGAGTACGAGGTGCATCCGGAAGATTTCGGCATTGCCATGTCGGCCAGCCGCAACCTCAAGGTGGCCGATGCCGCCGAGTCGCGCGCCATGCTGCTGCAAGTGCTGGACAACGTGCCTGGCCCTTCGCTGGATATCGTGGCGCTCAACGCTGGTGCTGCGCTGTACGTCGCAGGCGTCGCCGACAGCATCGCTGCCGGTGTCGTGCGCGCCCGCGCAGTGCTGGCCGATGGCTCGGCGCGTGCCAGGCTGGACGCGTACGTTGCCTTTACGCGCAAACTCGGCGGCGCTTCCTGA
- the trpC gene encoding indole-3-glycerol phosphate synthase TrpC → MSDILNTILARKADEVAERSARVPLAELIARSADLPLTRGFAAAMQASIAAGDPAVIAEVKKASPSKGVIRPDFHPADIAVSYEFGGASCLSVLTDVDFFQGADAYLRQARDACTLPVLRKDFTVDPYQVYEARVLGADCILLIVSALEDAQLADLSGLAMQLGLDVLVEVHDIDELERAVQVPVPLIGINNRNLRTFEVSLQTTLDMRAAVPRDRILVTESGIVTHADVQLMRSHGVNAFLVGETFMRAPEPGESLRQLFFAHD, encoded by the coding sequence ATGAGCGATATCCTCAACACCATCCTCGCCCGCAAGGCCGACGAAGTCGCCGAGCGCAGTGCGCGCGTGCCGCTGGCCGAGCTGATCGCCCGCAGCGCAGACCTGCCGCTCACGCGCGGGTTCGCTGCCGCCATGCAGGCCAGCATCGCCGCCGGCGACCCGGCCGTGATCGCCGAGGTGAAGAAGGCCAGCCCGTCCAAGGGCGTGATCCGCCCCGACTTCCACCCTGCCGACATTGCCGTCAGCTACGAATTCGGCGGCGCAAGCTGCCTGTCGGTGCTGACCGATGTGGATTTCTTCCAGGGCGCCGACGCCTACCTGCGCCAGGCGCGCGACGCCTGCACGTTGCCGGTCTTGCGCAAGGATTTCACCGTCGACCCGTACCAGGTCTACGAAGCGCGCGTGCTGGGTGCCGACTGCATTCTGTTGATCGTCTCGGCGCTGGAAGACGCGCAGCTGGCCGACCTGTCCGGGCTGGCGATGCAGTTGGGGCTGGACGTGCTGGTGGAAGTGCACGACATCGACGAGCTCGAGCGCGCGGTGCAGGTGCCGGTGCCGCTGATCGGCATCAACAACCGCAATCTGCGCACGTTCGAGGTCTCGCTGCAGACCACCCTGGACATGCGCGCTGCGGTGCCGCGCGACCGCATCCTGGTCACCGAGAGCGGCATCGTCACCCACGCTGATGTCCAGCTGATGCGTAGCCATGGTGTGAACGCGTTTCTGGTTGGCGAGACCTTCATGCGCGCGCCAGAACCCGGCGAGTCGTTGCGTCAGCTATTCTTTGCGCATGACTGA
- a CDS encoding haloacid dehalogenase-like hydrolase: protein MTESFPSPRDDAPLVVFDFDHTLYDGDSGSHLFAWLIKRNPLRLLVALLASPILGPMVAMLPTRRRGVSGYVWIATFGLHRAREFNRFIDAYVLKHEAQIRQRLLPHALKVFTDHRAAGDRVVVATGAPPELARAILGFVAHQDVPVIGSLVGPRLGAVTARRHCHNEEKMRMLRERGYADIAIAYSDSTADLPLLKAARAPVVVNPKANREDLFRQVLPAGTPILNWGCRDRGGKAL from the coding sequence ATGACTGAGTCGTTTCCCTCACCGCGCGACGATGCACCGCTGGTGGTCTTCGATTTCGATCACACGCTGTACGACGGCGATTCCGGCAGCCACCTGTTCGCTTGGCTGATCAAGCGCAATCCGTTGCGCCTGCTGGTGGCGTTGCTGGCCTCGCCGATCCTAGGCCCGATGGTGGCCATGCTGCCCACCCGCCGCCGTGGTGTGTCCGGCTATGTCTGGATCGCCACCTTCGGCCTGCACCGTGCGCGCGAGTTCAATCGCTTCATCGATGCTTACGTGCTCAAGCACGAAGCGCAGATCCGGCAGCGCCTGCTTCCGCATGCGTTGAAGGTCTTTACCGACCACCGCGCTGCCGGCGATCGCGTAGTGGTCGCCACCGGCGCGCCGCCCGAGCTTGCGCGCGCCATTCTCGGATTCGTCGCCCATCAGGACGTGCCGGTGATCGGCAGTCTGGTCGGGCCTCGACTGGGCGCGGTCACTGCGCGGCGCCACTGCCACAACGAAGAAAAGATGCGCATGCTGCGCGAACGCGGCTACGCCGACATTGCCATCGCGTATTCCGACAGCACCGCAGATCTGCCGCTGTTGAAGGCCGCACGCGCACCAGTAGTGGTTAACCCCAAGGCCAATCGCGAGGATCTGTTCCGCCAGGTGTTGCCCGCTGGCACGCCGATCCTCAACTGGGGCTGCCGCGATCGGGGCGGCAAGGCGCTCTGA
- the crp gene encoding cAMP-activated global transcriptional regulator CRP: MSPGNTTVVTTTVRNATPSLALDAGTIERFLAHSHRRRYPTRTDVFRPGDPAGTLYYVISGSVSIIAEEDDDRELVLGYFGSGEFVGEMGLFIESDTREVILRTRTQCELAEISYERLQQLFQTSLSPDAPRILYALGVQLSKRLLDTTRKASRLAFLDVTDRIVRTLHDLSKEPEAMSHPQGTQLRVSRQELARLVGCSREMAGRVLKKLQADGLLHARGKTVVLYGTR; this comes from the coding sequence ATGAGCCCAGGAAACACGACGGTTGTCACTACGACGGTACGTAACGCTACCCCTTCACTGGCGCTGGACGCGGGCACCATCGAGCGTTTTCTGGCCCATAGCCACCGCAGGCGCTATCCAACCCGGACCGATGTGTTCCGGCCAGGAGACCCGGCCGGCACCCTGTACTACGTCATCAGTGGCTCGGTGAGCATCATTGCCGAGGAAGATGACGATCGTGAGTTGGTGCTGGGCTACTTCGGTAGCGGCGAGTTCGTCGGCGAGATGGGGTTGTTCATCGAGTCCGATACGCGCGAAGTGATCCTGCGTACCCGTACCCAGTGCGAGTTGGCAGAGATCAGCTACGAGCGCCTGCAGCAGCTGTTTCAGACCAGTTTGTCGCCGGATGCGCCCCGCATCCTGTACGCGCTGGGTGTTCAGCTTTCGAAACGGTTGCTCGATACCACAAGGAAAGCCAGCCGCCTGGCGTTCCTGGATGTGACCGATCGCATCGTGCGCACCCTTCACGATCTGTCCAAGGAGCCGGAGGCGATGAGTCACCCGCAGGGCACGCAGCTGCGTGTGTCGCGGCAGGAGCTCGCACGTCTGGTCGGTTGCTCGCGCGAGATGGCCGGACGCGTGCTCAAGAAGTTGCAGGCCGATGGCTTGCTGCATGCACGCGGCAAGACCGTGGTGCTGTACGGCACGCGTTAA